Within Acidobacteriota bacterium, the genomic segment TCTCTGACGGTAATGAATGATCTCTTCTTCAGGGACGCTAGCTTCGATTACTCGGCCGATCTCCGTAGCGTGATGATTGTGCCAGCAAATTCCTCACTGCTGCCAGGCTCGAGAATCGGCCCCGCGTCTCCTAATTGATCGCCTATGAGCCTTCGCCCAAGCGAGCCACTCATCCTGGCTGAAATTCTCCGCAACCGATTAGCCAAGTCGGGTGGAACTATTTCCAGCGCTGCATCAAAGCACTCTCGCGCGGACTAAGTGTCTCCCGCCTTTGCGCGCACGACTGCGATGCCGACAATCGCATGCAACTGCTCATGCCATTGGGTGAGGCCTCTGGCTGAGCGCTTTGCCGCCTGCGTGTCTCCGACCGTGGCCTGAGCCTCGCACAGAGCCTGAAGAGCCTGGTTGAGAAAGAAAGCTCGCTCCGAGATAGGAGAAATCTCTTCGAAGTCCCATATTTCGAAGTCCCATATGACGATGCGATTGAGCGGGTCGCCCGCGCGGCTCAGTTTCCTCTCGATTCCAGATTGCGCATTGTGCTAGTATCTGCGCCAAGATGCGCAAAACCAATTTGCAGAGGTGCAACATGTTAAGCCTGATTCAGCGTTCTACCGCGCGGTCATCCATTGTCGCGCTTCTGATAGCCAGTATCTTTTCGCTGACCGCGCCCAAGGCGGCTGCGGCTGACCGTCCATTTGATTCGGAGAAGGGTACGAATCGAGAAGCATCTTCCACGGCTGGCGCCACAGAAAGCCGAAGTGGAGGGACTCCAGTTGCCGCCGAAGCAAAGACGCAAAGTGTGTTGTATGTCGCGTTCGAAGGCGTGGGGAACGCACCGGTCGAGCCAGCCCCCGAACCCACGACCAGACCTCGCCGCGTCGCGCGACTGGCTGCATCCGTCGATGCCGCGGCCAGACCATTGCCATTGCCAGCGCCGCCGCAGGCCCAGTCGGGCGTTGTCAGCACCGCGCCGATGACAGCCGGAGAGAAATTCGAATCCTGGTTCCGCTCCCGATTCCTGTCGGTGGGCACCTACGGTTCAGCCGTATTCAATGGAATGTGGAAAGAGTTGCAGGATAATGACGACTTCAAGAAAGACACGGTTGAGAACTACCTCGCCGATTCGATGACCCGTGCAGCGCGCAGCTACGCTTTCGGCACCACGGCATCCTTCTTCGAGAAAGCTCTCTTCGCCTCGATATTCAGACAAGATCCGCGCTATCACCGGTCGGGAAAAACGGGCGCGGGTGCGAAGATGGGATACGCAGTCACTCGCGTGTTCATTACGCAAGGCGATCACTGCGCGTGTCACCAGTTCAACGCGTCGTTCCTGTTGGGCGCCGCGGCTGCGTCAGGCACGGCGACTTTGTGGGAACGCAGGGAACGCACCGGGCGCATGCACACCGTCAGCCGGTTTTACAATCACATCGCTATGACCGCGCTGTTCAACATTGTCAAGGAGTTCGTCGGCGGACAGTAGGTAGCGCGGACCTAAAGCGGCCATCGACTTTCGTCTGTGGGCTTCGGTACATGTCGATCGAGGTAAGCGCGGCGAAGAGACTAGAGTCCACTTCTTAAGCCGTGCTGGTTTGTTTCAGCAAAGATCTTGACTTGAGGTCGCGCTCGAGAGCGTGACGGATGATCTGATAGTTGATCTCGCCGATCTTGATCAAGTGTTCGGGTCTTATTTGTTTGCGGGCGAACGCGGTGGGATGACTGCGAAACATCTCGAGGATCGTGCTTCGCAGATGCACGTCGACCGAAAAGCCCCTGGCTCCACTGCAAGCCAGGCAGCGGGGCGCTCCCTCTCCCGTCAGAAAGACAGACTCATCCGCTGAGATCGTTTCGTCGCAGACAGCGCAATGCGAAGTGTCCGGGAAGAACCCCACAAGCCGGAGCAGCCACGACTCAAAGTACCTCAGTATCTGCGAAAGATCGCGTTCTTCTTTCTCTATTGCCTCGAGCGTTGCGAGGACCAATCTGTAAAGCCGCTCGTTAGGCTCATGCTCCGGCAGAAACTCAGTGAGCAGTTCAGCCAGATACGAGAATGCACTCGCGGTCTCGACATCGCGCGCGCCCCTCTCGAAATGAGAACGCAGGATGTCACACGTGGAAACGCTGACTAGCTCAAATCCCTCTTTTTGAAAGTAAGTCAACGCCACTTCGGTGAGCGGTTCGAGCGAAGAGCCGAAGCGGCTTCTGATTTTTCTCGCGCCGTGCGCCACGCCCCGAACCTTGCCCTGGTCCTTCGTCAAGAACACACAGATCTTATCTGCTTCCTTGAGCGCGTACGTTCGCAGCACAAAGGCCTCGGTCTTGTGTAACGGCATTGATGGAATGGCCTCGCTCGCGAGATTATATCAGAGTGCGGCGAGCTCAGGGCAGTAGTGGGCAATAGCTGTCTGGGGCTCGCGATGTTTTCAGACACAAAAGGGGGTGCGAGATGAAGAGGTTCTTACTTGTGATTGTGGCTATGAGTTCGCTCGGAGCGGTTTCGGCGGCAACGGTTCAACAGGAGAGATCGAAGCTCGACAAGATTCAACAGGCACTAAAAGACGACGTGCCGCATATAGTCTGCGTTGATGAACGCATTGCCACCGGCGGCCAACCCACCGATGGGGCTTTCGCTAAGCTCGCGGCTAACGGCTATCGCTCGGTGCTCAACCTTCGCACAGCTTCCGAAGGCATCGATCTAAAACACGAGCAAGAGGCGATCGAGAAAGCAGGGATGCGATACGTCAACATACCTATCGTGTCGAGTGCGCCCAAGCCTGAACAGGTTGGGGAGTTCATCAAGGCGGTGAAAGACAAAGACAACCAACCGATGTTGATCCACTGCGGCAGCGCAAATCGAGTCGGCGCGTTTTGGATGATCTATAGAGTCATCGACCAGGGCTGGGCCGAGGACAAGGCGCTCGATGAAGCGACAAAGATCGGTCTCACGAGCCCCGTGCTGAAGACATTCGCTCACGAATACATAACGGCGCATCAGCCACGGAAGACCTTTTCGAACTGATCCACCTGGAGCGCCGGCATCCCTGCCTGCATGTCGTTGCAGGAGAAAGAGGCAGGCAGGGATGCCTGCGCTCCCAGGTTCTTCGCCTGAGGGAGTCCGGTTGCCCCGGCCATCTCCGGCCTGTACCATTGACCCGTGATCACTCAAGCAGGTCTACGCGAAGCTCACGAATCAGTCGGCATCGCGTCAAAGGAACGGAAGCTGAAGGAACTTCTGCAAAGCTTCGGCTCTGTCATCGTCGCGTTTTCAGGTGGAGTCGATAGCGCTTACCTGGCTTATGTCGCCAGTGAAGAACTCGGCGAACGCGCGCTGGCAGTCACCGGCGACAGCGCATCGTATCCTACTTTCCAGCGGGAACTCGCCAATCAGATCACGGCGAGGTTCGGAGTTCGTCACGAGATCATTCTCACCGCAGAGTTCGACGACCCAAACTACATCAGCAATCCCTCGAACCGATGCTACTACTGCAAGTCGGAGCTCTACACGAAGCTGGATCAGATGGCGCGCGACCGTGGAGTTTCAGTGATATGCGATGGTACCAATGCCGATGACGTCGGGGACTACAGGCCGGGCAGGCAAGCCGCGCGAGAGTTGGGAGTACGTTCGCCGCTGTTGGAATGTGGCATGACCAAGGCGGAGATCCGCGAGTTGTCGCGCCGAGCGGGACTGCCGACGTGGAACGAGCCCGCATCCGCGTGCCTATCGTCGCGAGTGCCTTACGGTCAAATTGTCACAATCGAGAAGCTTTCAATGGTAGACAAAGCAGAAATGGCCTTGAAGCAACTGGGTTTTCGGCAAGTGCGCGTGCGACACCACGGCGACGTTGCCCGAATAGAAGTTGCGGAAGAAGAAATGACGCGCGCGCTTGATCCTGAGATGGCGCGCCGGATGTCGGCCGCGCTCAAGGCGGTTGGCTTCAAGTACGTCACGCTCGATCTTGAAGGCTACCGGACAGGCTCGTTGAATGAGGCTCTCTGAAAAGTTCGTAGTCCCGCATTCATGCGGAAGTTTGTCATCGTGGGCGTCTGACCGATCAAGTACAAACTTCCGCATGAATGCGGGACTACGAACTTTCCTCAAAGGCTCCGTGACGTCCGGCCCCGCTCGCGAACCGTTTTGCGCCTGCAGAAGTCTCTTCCTTCAATGCAGCAACGCCGTGATCGAATTCATTCGCCATCGCTTCTTCGAGGCTCAATCCGATTTGCTGGTAGGCTGACATCCTGTCGCCTCGCATGCAGACTTGCGGAAATTCGGCCAACTCGCGAGCCAGCTCTTCAGCCGCCCGGCGCGATGTCCCTCCCGGCACAACTCGATGAACAAGTCCGATGCTCAGCGCTTCGGCCGCGCTAACCGGGCGGCCGGTCAGTATCAAATCAAGTGCGCGGCTCAGCCCTATCAATCTCGGTAAACGCACAGTGCCGCCGTCAATCAGCGGGACTCCCCAGCGCCGGCAAAACACGCCGAGCACCGCGTCGTCTTCCATCACCCTCAAATCGCACCACAGCGCAAGCTCCAGCCCGCCGGCCACAGCAAATCCCGATATCGCTGCGATCACCGGTTTGCTCAAAAGCATTCGGGAAGGCCCCATCGGACCATCGCCTGTCGGCTCCGTCCGATTGTGATTGCCCGCGGCGATCGCTTTCAGGTCAGCGCCTGCGCAGAAGGTTCCGTTGTCGCCGTAGAGCACTCCCACATCGGCGTCGGCGTCTCGATCAAAATCGCGGAAAGCGTCAGCGAGCGCTTGCGCGGTTTCGCGATCGACGGCGTTGCGGACTTGGGGCCGGCTCAGAACGACAGTGGTAACCGGCCCGTTCTTCTCGACGCGCACAGGCATAATGACTCTGAGGTGAGCGTGATCGACTGTTTGATTGTCTCGATTATTGCTCGACCGCGCCGCAGAGCGTGTGACTCAACTCTTAACTAGAGACGCGGATTCGAGTTTCTCAAGCCGCACTTCCAAATCGCGGATGTCCGCGTTGATCGTGAGCAAGTTGTCGTTGAGAATCTCGATCTTGCGTTCGACGCGGCGAAGACCGGCATTGAAATCAGCGCGGAGTTCTTCCTGGCCCTTGCGCAACTCGTCCTGGCCTGCTCTGATCCCCGACAATCCGTTTGTGAAGCGCGCGCCCCACTCGTCTAATCGCGCTAGAAGGGTGTCGATCGTAGACTTGGCGGTCATCTCATCGTTGCTCATACGTAGCTCCTGTTAATGCTGCTCGACTCATGATCTAAAGGCTATGAGCCCTACCCAGGAACTCTTACGTGGTCGAACTAGCCTACGATAACACGACAAGGGCGGTTCGGTCACTCAAAACTTCACCTCGGGGACCTCGCGTTTTGCGGGTTCAGCCTTGAACTCTTGCTCCCGTTGAAAGCCGAACAAATTCGCAAAGATCACGCCCGGAAAATTCCCCCGCGTGGTGTTGTAATCCGCCACCACCTGGTTGTAGTCCTGCCGGGCAACGCCGATGCGATTCTCCGTGCCTTCGAGCTGGGTCATAAGGTTCTTGTACTGCTCGCTCGCCTTCAAGTCAGGATAGTTCTCGGTGATGACCAGCAACCGGCTGAGTGCGCTGCCCATTTCTGCGTTCGCAGCGATTTTCTCTTCAGGTGTCGCCTGAGGATTGATCAGTCGCGATCGCGCCTGAGCGATTTCGCTAAAGACTTTGTCTTCGTGTTTGGTGTAGCCCTTCACCGTGTTCACCAGGTTGGGAATCAAATCCGCGCGTCGCTCGAGATTGGTATCGACGTTCGACCATCTCTGCCTCACGACTTCGCGTTTCCCGTTCAGCGAGTTGTAAGTGCCGCACGCTCCCCCGCCGACGATCAGAAATAGCAGTAGCACTCCCACTAGGATTCCCATCCCCCATCTCGATTTCGAACGGCGCTGGGACTCAATCTGAGTCTGCTGCGCCGTGAACTCCTCGCGAAACTGTTCGCGCTCAGTGCCTGTGCTCTTATCATAAAGACCGCTCATTATGTTCCTCCTGGCTGTTGATCAAATCTACGTGATGGCAATTGCGCCGTGACGGCTGCTGTCGCGAACTGGCCTTCGAGCAGCTATCGCGCTTTCAAGCAATTCTCCGATTTTCTCGACCATCGGTACGAGCGTGTTGCGATCCAACGCCGAGACCATAACCGCGGAAAACGCCTCTCGCAGGTTTGATATCTCGCTCTCGCCCAATAAATCAGACTTGTTGAAGACGAGCAACCGCGTGATTCCTGACAGGTTCAGCTCGTTGAGAATCTTCTCGACCGATGCAATGTGACTGTCGAGCTGCGGACTGCTTGCGTCCACCAGATGAATCAGCACATCCGAGCCTTCCATCTCTTCGAGTGTCGCGCGAAACGCCGTTATCAAATCGGGCGGCAGATCGCGAATGAACCCGACCGTGTCGTTGATGATGACCTCTTGATCGCGCGGCAGGCGCAAGCGGCGGCTGGTCGGGTCCAGCGTTGCAAACATCCGGTCCTCCGCGCCGACCGCCGACGAGGTGAGCGAGTTCAGCAGAGTCGATTTCCCGGCATTCGTGTAGCCGACGATCGAGATTATCGGCAAGTCGCGCCGCACTCGCCGTGTGCGCTGCACTCGCCGGCTGGTGCGAATGTCCTCGATCTGTTTTTCAAGAAGGTGTATTCGATCACGCACGCGGCGCCGGTCCACCTCGAGTTTTGTTTCGCCGGGGCCGCGCCCGCCGATACCGCCCATCAGCCGCGACATTTCAATTCCCGAACCGGTGAGGCGCGGGAGCATATATTTCAACTGCGCAAGCTCGACCTGAATCTTTCCTTCGCGGCTCTGCGCGCGCTGGGCGAAGATGTCCAGTATGAGCTGAGTGCGATCGATGATCTTGAGGTCGGTCGCTTCGTTGATGACCCGAACCTGCGCCGGCGTCAGGTTCTGATCGAAGATAATGACATCGGCGCCGAGCTGAAGACTGCGAATGATCAATTCGTCGAGCTTGCCGCGGCCGACCAGCGATCGAGGATCGAGCTTCTGCCGCCGCTGGATAATCGAGTCAAGCACGACCACGCTCGCGGAACGCGCAAGCTCGCGAAGCTCGTCGAGGGACTCTTGCGCGGACGCGGCGCTTCCGGTGGTCACGCCCACGAGAATGGCCCGGTCTCTCTGATCGCGCGGATTGCGAACGTGACGCGCGCGAGCCAGTTCTTCCTCTAGCGACTCGATCAAGTCGATGAAGTCGATGTCGAGCTGGCTGGGCACTTGAGGCTCCAGAAAGACCCACATCGCGGGCTGCCCTGCATCGGAAAGCGCATCGTCAACCTCGTTGGTCGCACTTCGCGAGTCGCGCCCGTTGGCTGGCAACAAGTGCGCCGCGCGAACCAGCCCGGGCATACCATCACTGCGCACGTCGATTGAGGCCATCAGGTCGAGCCTGAGCAACGCGAGGTCGGTCAAGTCGTCTTGCGTCAGCCCCTCGCCTGCCAGATGGGTGTGAACACAGCGTAATCCGCGAAAGCGGTCGGCGCCCATGCGGGTGCGCTTCAGATCCGGCAATACGATTCCGCGGGCATTACCGACGATCACGTGCTCGACGTAGCCATTTCGGTTAACGAGCACCCCGATCTGCCGGCGAATCTCGTGCGATGCTTCCGACAGTTGGCGCGCAAATTCCTGCGAGACAATCTGACGCGGCGGGATGCGCCTGTTGTAAAGTTTTTCAAGGCGCTGAATCTGATTGTGTTTGAGTCCTTGTAGATTCCCTTCGATGGTACTGATAGCCTTTTCCTCCACTAACCATTCGACAGCCAAAACAACATCTTTATTCTATACCAAACGCTGACGGCTTGGCAGCAACCTACGGTAGTACGCAGGTCGAGGTTGAATGCGCCTATACACCGTGGTAGGCTGGATTATGCCTCTTTGAAGAGTTTTGCGTGGTTTCACATCGTACTAGTAATTTCACTGAGAGGCCAGTAGGGATCTGAAGAAGGGTTCTTTTTAGCAATCTATGGCGGTCAGAAATAGAATTTGCAATTCGATACTTAGGCAGACGACGTAAAATCCCAATGGGACTTGCATTCGAGCAATGGGGAATTCATCCCTTCTTCTTCTTGACTGCACTGGAATGCTTCCTTAAGGACATGGCATTCGTTGATCTAACTAACCCAAATCCGCACGAGCCTTAGCCCCTGTTCGCGGAGTTCCGCCCACCCGGTTAAACCCGGGACACGATCGCGACAGATAAGGCTCTAACCACAAAGTTCCGAACTTGCCCTATTCGGGTAGGAGGTAGGTAAGAATGAAAAGCTCTGAGAGAAAACAAAGCCGCGAACTAAAGTCGATGCTTCGCATTGCGGTTCTAGGTGCGTTTATGAGCGCGGCACTCACTTTACCGCAAATGCTCAACCCTTTGTCTGAGCACTATGGAAAGGCGCTCGCGTCGCACACGCCATTACTTAGTCTCACGTTGGCTCAGATAGCCGCCCTTAGTGTTCCAACAACTGTTCCCTCACCTTATACCTTGGGCGCGTATGTTTCAGGCCCGCCCGCTGCGAGTGGCTCATCCCCCGCCAACACATTGGGCGAGATCGTCGACGCGACGCTCGACGTCACGGCGGCCAACGCCTTAGACCACCGGTGGGTTCAGATTCTGGACACCACTCCAGTTATCTGGGATCTAGGCTCTCCGTCAAATACTGCGTTAATATTCCCCGCCGTCGATCACACCCCAGTTCCCTACGAGTCTCTGGAATTCACAGTATGGGGGTCCAATGACCCGAATGCGCCGTTCCCCAGCGGGTGGACTCTGGGCACTCTCACAAGAGTCTATCAAGAGGGGTGGGTTGACTCCGGCGCGCCCCTAGGTGACGAGTCGGACGACAATGCCTCTTTATGGGCGTTTGCAGGCACCTTCCGCTATATTGCGGTGTATAGCAATAAGAGCACGGAGATTACACCTGAGCCGGTCGGGTTTATCAATGATTGTGTTGGTGAGGGAGTGTTCTGCTCCAGAGATGCGGAGATTGATGCGGTAGGAAGACCGACCGCAATCACAATAGCTCTGGACATTCATCCAACGTCATGTCCCAATCCCTTGAACATCGGTTCTCAAGGCTTATTGCCTGCGGCGATACTGGGCACAAGCTCCTTCGATGTCAACTGCATTGATCTGTCAACAATCCTACTCGAAGGAGTTGCGCCGAAGAAACTCGCATTCGAGGATGTGGCAACACCCTTTACCCCGTTTAGCGGAAGACTTGACAGGCTTGATTGCACAACCGACGGGCCTGACGGCTTCCTCGACTTGACCTTGAAGTTCGACACGCAAGCAATTGTCGCCGCTCTTGGGTCGGTGAGCGACAAGCAAGTTCTCGTTCTGCACCTTACAGCCAATCTGAAAGCTTCGTGCGGCGGCGGCTCGCCGCTCGTTGGCGAAGATGTGGTTGTCATCCTGAAAAAGAAGAAGTAGACCTGCCGCTTCGTAGGACGCGCTCTTCTGCAGGGGAGCGCGTCCTTCTCACTCTAGCCCATCACTTGATTTGAGGCGTTTCCTTAACCAACCGCCGGAGTTCTGGACTGCCGCAGTTTTGGACTGTCACTGTCGCAGTTTGGCCTTGTCAAATAAGAGAGCATGAGCTACTATGAACCCATTCTGAACGGTGGACAACCACCCACGACATTACTAGCTGAAAACTACCGGGGATCAGCGTCGACGCTAACACGAAGCTAGCGCGTTCGGCTCTGCGGTTCGGACCCGATCGAAACAGCAAGGAGCCCGTGCGGCGCTCGGTAACCGTTTGGAAACTTCAACTCATCGTTTTGGAGGATGTGTGGTGAACAGGAAATTAATAAGACCGACACTTGCGGAAGTGAGAGAGCGCTCGGAGCGCGATTCTCAGCATCGCCGCAACAACCAGTCTGACCCGAATCGCAAACGCGTGCCACCCGAACAGACTCACGCCGAGAGCTTCTACTACAAGAAGCAGATGGACAACAGGACGCTAATGGTAATTGTGCTTCAGGATGGCGAAGAGCTTAGGGGAAGCATCGAGTGGTATGACCGAGGCTGTATTAAGCTGCATCGCACCGAAGGGCCCAACCTGCTCGTGCTGAAACATAACATCAAATACATGTACAAAACTGAAGATGCCGAAGGCAACGGCGACAGCGAGGACCATATTGGGGAGCACATAGACGAGGGGCCGGAGGAGTAAACCGGCCGCCCAGTTCCCGCTTCATCCTCACCTCGCAGCGATGGACCCTGTGACGCGAGCACCTGGCAGTCCCAACAAACCGCGTGTCGGAATCACCATTGGAGACCCGGCCGGCATCGGCCCCGAGATAGTTCTCAAGGCCGTTGCAGAAGGGGACGTGCGCGCAGCTTGCTCGCCCGTTGTTATCGGCAACGCCGATCAGCTTCGCCGGCAAGCGCATGAACTTGGGTTGGCTTCCGAGTTCGACACCGTTACCGAGGAGCAGCTCGCTTCCTGCACCTTCGACCAGCCGGTCGTTTTCGATACCGGCAACCCAAACGAGACATCGCAGTGGGGAGCTTTGTCCGCGGCATCGGGACGCGCCGCGATTGCGGCAATCGAAGCCTGCGTAAGACTCTGCCTCGCGGGCAAGCTCGACGCGATGACCACCGCCCCGATCAACAAAGAATCAATCAAGCTTGCCGGTTCTCCATTCCCAGGTCACACCGAGATGATCACCGCGCTGTGCGGAGCGGATCAGTCGCTGATGTGCTTCTTCGCCGGTGATCTAAGAGTCTTTCTGTTGACCATCCACTGCAGCCTCGCGGATGCGATCAAATCAATCACAAAAGAGCGAGTCGAGAGCGCGATCGAACTGGCTGACCGTGAGCTGCGAAGGTTTGGAATCGCACGGCCTCGGATAGCCGTGGCGGGACTCAACCCTCACGCCGGCGAGCAC encodes:
- the recO gene encoding DNA repair protein RecO is translated as MPLHKTEAFVLRTYALKEADKICVFLTKDQGKVRGVAHGARKIRSRFGSSLEPLTEVALTYFQKEGFELVSVSTCDILRSHFERGARDVETASAFSYLAELLTEFLPEHEPNERLYRLVLATLEAIEKEERDLSQILRYFESWLLRLVGFFPDTSHCAVCDETISADESVFLTGEGAPRCLACSGARGFSVDVHLRSTILEMFRSHPTAFARKQIRPEHLIKIGEINYQIIRHALERDLKSRSLLKQTSTA
- a CDS encoding protein tyrosine phosphatase family protein — encoded protein: MKRFLLVIVAMSSLGAVSAATVQQERSKLDKIQQALKDDVPHIVCVDERIATGGQPTDGAFAKLAANGYRSVLNLRTASEGIDLKHEQEAIEKAGMRYVNIPIVSSAPKPEQVGEFIKAVKDKDNQPMLIHCGSANRVGAFWMIYRVIDQGWAEDKALDEATKIGLTSPVLKTFAHEYITAHQPRKTFSN
- the larE gene encoding ATP-dependent sacrificial sulfur transferase LarE — translated: MITQAGLREAHESVGIASKERKLKELLQSFGSVIVAFSGGVDSAYLAYVASEELGERALAVTGDSASYPTFQRELANQITARFGVRHEIILTAEFDDPNYISNPSNRCYYCKSELYTKLDQMARDRGVSVICDGTNADDVGDYRPGRQAARELGVRSPLLECGMTKAEIRELSRRAGLPTWNEPASACLSSRVPYGQIVTIEKLSMVDKAEMALKQLGFRQVRVRHHGDVARIEVAEEEMTRALDPEMARRMSAALKAVGFKYVTLDLEGYRTGSLNEAL
- a CDS encoding crotonase/enoyl-CoA hydratase family protein, with amino-acid sequence MPVRVEKNGPVTTVVLSRPQVRNAVDRETAQALADAFRDFDRDADADVGVLYGDNGTFCAGADLKAIAAGNHNRTEPTGDGPMGPSRMLLSKPVIAAISGFAVAGGLELALWCDLRVMEDDAVLGVFCRRWGVPLIDGGTVRLPRLIGLSRALDLILTGRPVSAAEALSIGLVHRVVPGGTSRRAAEELARELAEFPQVCMRGDRMSAYQQIGLSLEEAMANEFDHGVAALKEETSAGAKRFASGAGRHGAFEESS
- a CDS encoding LemA family protein codes for the protein MGILVGVLLLFLIVGGGACGTYNSLNGKREVVRQRWSNVDTNLERRADLIPNLVNTVKGYTKHEDKVFSEIAQARSRLINPQATPEEKIAANAEMGSALSRLLVITENYPDLKASEQYKNLMTQLEGTENRIGVARQDYNQVVADYNTTRGNFPGVIFANLFGFQREQEFKAEPAKREVPEVKF
- the hflX gene encoding GTPase HflX, with protein sequence MAVEWLVEEKAISTIEGNLQGLKHNQIQRLEKLYNRRIPPRQIVSQEFARQLSEASHEIRRQIGVLVNRNGYVEHVIVGNARGIVLPDLKRTRMGADRFRGLRCVHTHLAGEGLTQDDLTDLALLRLDLMASIDVRSDGMPGLVRAAHLLPANGRDSRSATNEVDDALSDAGQPAMWVFLEPQVPSQLDIDFIDLIESLEEELARARHVRNPRDQRDRAILVGVTTGSAASAQESLDELRELARSASVVVLDSIIQRRQKLDPRSLVGRGKLDELIIRSLQLGADVIIFDQNLTPAQVRVINEATDLKIIDRTQLILDIFAQRAQSREGKIQVELAQLKYMLPRLTGSGIEMSRLMGGIGGRGPGETKLEVDRRRVRDRIHLLEKQIEDIRTSRRVQRTRRVRRDLPIISIVGYTNAGKSTLLNSLTSSAVGAEDRMFATLDPTSRRLRLPRDQEVIINDTVGFIRDLPPDLITAFRATLEEMEGSDVLIHLVDASSPQLDSHIASVEKILNELNLSGITRLLVFNKSDLLGESEISNLREAFSAVMVSALDRNTLVPMVEKIGELLESAIAARRPVRDSSRHGAIAIT
- the pdxA gene encoding 4-hydroxythreonine-4-phosphate dehydrogenase PdxA; protein product: MTRAPGSPNKPRVGITIGDPAGIGPEIVLKAVAEGDVRAACSPVVIGNADQLRRQAHELGLASEFDTVTEEQLASCTFDQPVVFDTGNPNETSQWGALSAASGRAAIAAIEACVRLCLAGKLDAMTTAPINKESIKLAGSPFPGHTEMITALCGADQSLMCFFAGDLRVFLLTIHCSLADAIKSITKERVESAIELADRELRRFGIARPRIAVAGLNPHAGEHGLFGVEEAREIAPAIEECRTKYDIDVSGPWPADTLFVRAWRGEFDAVAACYHDQGLIAVKCLAFGRAVNVTLGLPIIRTSVDHGTAFDIAGRGLADHGSMVEAIKLAARLFAVENEGRAQKTEY